The Aedes aegypti strain LVP_AGWG chromosome 3, AaegL5.0 Primary Assembly, whole genome shotgun sequence genome contains a region encoding:
- the LOC5575032 gene encoding 60 kDa heat shock protein, mitochondrial → MFRLPTVLRCTAARQVAAGYRGYAKDVRFGPEVRALMLQGVDVLADAVAVTMGPKGRNVILEQSWGSPKITKDGVTVAKGIELKCKFQNIGAKLVQDVANNTNEEAGDGTTTATVLARAIAKEGFEKISKGANPVEIRRGVMLAVDAVKDHLKTMSRAVTSPEEIAQVATISANGDRAIGDLISEAMKRVGKDGVITVKDGKTLHDELEIIEGMKFDRGYISPYFINSSKGAKVEFQDALVLFSEKKISSVQSIIPALELANSARKPLVIIAEDVDGEALSTLVVNRLKIGLQVAAVKAPGFGDNRKSTLSDMAISTGGIVFGDDANLVKLEDVQMSDLGQVGEITITKDDCMMLKGKGDSKHVEARVEQIRDQIAETTSEYEKEKLQERLARLSSGVAVLKIGGSSEVEVNEKKDRVNDALCATRAAVEEGIVPGGGTALLRCIKTLENLKGSNEDQKAGIDIVRRALHQPCTQIAKNAGVDGSVVVAKVLDQQDDFGYDALNGEYVNMIEKGIIDPTKVVRTALTDASGVASLLSTAECVVTEEPKPEGAGGMPGMGGMGGMGGMGGMGGMM, encoded by the coding sequence GGTCGCAACGTCATCCTGGAGCAGAGCTGGGGCTCGCCCAAGATCACCAAGGACGGTGTCACCGTAGCCAAGGGTATCGAGCTGAAGTGCAAGTTCCAGAACATCGGCGCCAAGCTGGTCCAGGACGTTGCCAACAACACCAACGAGGAAGCCGGAGATGGCACCACCACGGCCACCGTTTTGGCCCGTGCTATCGCCAAGGAGGGCTTCGAGAAGATCTCCAAGGGTGCCAACCCAGTGGAAATCCGCCGTGGCGTGATGCTGGCCGTCGATGCCGTCAAGGATCACCTGAAGACCATGTCCCGTGCCGTTACCTCTCCGGAAGAGATTGCCCAAGTTGCCACCATCTCGGCCAACGGAGACCGTGCCATCGGTGATCTGATCAGCGAAGCCATGAAGCGCGTCGGAAAGGATGGCGTCATCACCGTTAAGGACGGCAAGACTCTTCATGACGAACTGGAGATCATCGAGGGAATGAAGTTCGATCGCGGATACATTTCGCCGTACTTTATCAACTCCAGCAAGGGAGCCAAGGTCGAATTTCAGGATGCTCTGGTGCTTTTCTCGGAGAAGAAGATCTCCAGCGTCCAGTCCATCATTCCGGCTCTGGAATTGGCCAACTCGGCACGCAAACCACTGGTCATCATTGCCGAAGATGTCGATGGAGAAGCTCTGAGCACGCTGGTCGTGAACAGACTGAAGATTGGCCTGCAGGTTGCCGCCGTCAAGGCTCCAGGATTCGGAGATAACCGCAAGAGCACCCTGTCCGATATGGCCATCAGCACCGgtggaatcgttttcggcgatgatGCCAACTTGGTCAAGCTGGAGGATGTGCAGATGTCCGATTTGGGACAGGTCGGAGAGATCACCATCACCAAGGACGATTGCATGATGCTGAAGGGCAAGGGCGATTCCaagcatgttgaagcccgcgtTGAACAGATCCGTGACCAGATCGCCGAAACTACCTCCGAGTACGAGAAGGAAAAGCTGCAGGAACGTTTGGCTCGCCTGTCGTCGGGAGTTGCTGTCCTGAAGATCGGAGGCTCCAGCGAAGTGGAAGTCAACGAGAAGAAGGACCGCGTCAACGATGCTCTGTGCGCCACCCGCGCTGCCGTTGAGGAAGGTATCGTTCCCGGAGGTGGTACTGCCCTGCTCCGTTGCATCAAGACTTTGGAGAACCTGAAGGGATCGAACGAGGACCAGAAGGCCGGAATTGACATTGTGCGACGTGCTCTGCACCAACCCTGCACTCAGATTGCCAAGAACGCCGGAGTCGATGGATCGGTCGTTGTGGCCAAGGTTCTGGATCAGCAAGACGACTTCGGTTACGATGCCCTGAACGGTGAGTACGTGAACATGATCGAAAAGGGAATCATCGACCCGACCAAGGTCGTCCGAACGGCCTTGACCGATGCCTCCGGAGTTGCCTCGCTGCTGTCCACCGCCGAGTGCGTCGTGACGGAGGAACCCAAACCGGAAGGTGCCGGAGGTATGCCAGGCATGGGCGGTATGGGAGGAATGGGCGGCATGGGAGGTATGGGTGGAATGATGTAA